One Solanum pennellii chromosome 10, SPENNV200 genomic region harbors:
- the LOC107032007 gene encoding protein fluG, with amino-acid sequence MEKFAELKKIAESVEIVDAHAHNIVAIDSKVPFLNCFSEAAGDALSDVPHTINFKRSLKEIAGIYGSSLSLHAVQESRQRLGLESSTAVCFKAAKISVLLIDDGIELDKRFDIKWHRNFVPTVGRILRVERVAEKILEKGSNGTWTLGSFMEIFTEELKSVADEVLAFKSIVAYRSGLAINTEVTEKEAEEGLNDVLCAGHPIRISNKSFIDYVFLHALKVAQSYDLPMQIHTGFGDKDLDLRLANPLHLRNLLDDKRFMKNRLVLLHASYPFSKEASYLASVYPQVYLDFGLAIPKLSFHGMVSSVKELLELAPMNKIMFSTDGYAFAETFYLGAKKAREVVFSVLRDACVDGDLSIPEAIEAVKDVFAENAKRFYKLDVSSRYSDVKPPLLSSFQAEELHESSKDVTFVRIIWIDASGQHRCRVVPQQRFYSSVQKHGVGLTCACMGMSSASDGPAVDTNLSASGETRIVPDLSTKCRLPWNKQQEMVLADMYIEPGKVWEYCPREALRRVSKVLKDEFDLVVNAGFENEFYLLKSILRNGKEEWTPFDRTSYCSTSSFDAASPILEEVFASLQSLNIAVEQLHAEAGKGQFEIALKYTDCFRAADSLIFAREVIKAVARKHGLLATFVPKYALDDIGSGSHVHVSLSKNGENVFMTSGEPSRYGMSKIGEEFMAGVLNHLPAILPFTAPLPNSYDRIQPNMWSGAYLCWGKENREAPLRAASPPGVAHGLISNFEIKAFDGCANPYLGLAAIISAGIDGLRRNLSLPEPVDGDPDILKENLQRLPVTLAESVEALEKDPLFKEMIGENLLVAIIGVRKAEVKYYSENKEGYKDLIFKY; translated from the exons ATGGAGAAATTTGCAGAGCTGAAAAAAATAGCAGAATCAGTAGAAATAGTGGATGCTCATGCCCATAACATAGTGGCTATTGATTCGAAGGTACCTTTTCTCAACTGTTTCTCTGAAGCCGCCGGCGATGCCTTATCCGACGTACCACATACCATCAACTTCaag AGAAGCCTGAAAGAAATCGCGGGAATATATGGCTCAAGCTTATCGTTGCATGCTGTTCAAGAATCTCGCCAGCGCTTGGGGTTGGAGTCTAGCACTGCTGTTTGCTTCAAAGCTGCAAAAATTTCTGTCTTACTTATTGATGATGGAATTGAGTTGGACAAAAGATTTGACATCAAATGGCATAGAAATTTTGTACCAACAGTTGGTAGAATACTCCGAGTTGAGCGTGTAGCTGAAAAGATTCTTGAGAAG GGTTCAAATGGAACATGGACATTGGGATCATTCATGGAGATTTTCACCGAGGAGTTGAAGTC AGTAGCAGATGAAGTTCTTGCATTTAAAAGTATAGTAGCATATCGCAGCGGGCTTGCAATTAATACGGAAGTTACTGAAAAGGAGGCTGAGGAGGGCCTTAATGATGTTTTATGTG CTGGGCATCCCATCCGAATCTCAAACAAGAGCTTCATTGATTATGTCTTTCTGCATGCTTTGAAGGTGGCTCAAAGTTATGACTTGCCAATGCAAATACACACCGG TTTTGGGGACAAGGATTTGGATCTAAGGCTTGCTAATCCCCTTCATCTTCGAAATCTTCTTGATGATAAGAGATTCATGAAGAATCGGTTGGTGCTTTTACATGCGTCCTATCCATTCTCAAAGGAAGCTTCTTACCTGGCTTCTGTGTACCCCCAA GTCTATCTTGATTTTGGGCTAGCGATTCCTAAACTTAGCTTCCATGGGATGGTATCCTCCGTGAAAGAACTCTTGGAGCTTGCCCCAATGAATAAG ATTATGTTCAGCACTGATGGCTATGCATTTGCTGAAACCTTTTATTTAG GTGCAAAGAAAGCTCGTGAAGTAGTATTCTCTGTTCTACGTGATGCATGTGTTGATGGTGATCTTTCAATTCCAGAAGCTATTGAAGCTGTTAAAGATGTCTTTGCAGAAAACGCAAAGCGATTCTACAAGCTTGATGTTTCTTCAAGATATTCTGATGTAAAACCTCCTTTATTATCTTCCTTCCAAGCGGAAGAGTTACATGAATCATCAAAGGATGTCACCTTTGTTCGCATTATTTGGATAGATGCTTCTGGCCAGCATAGATGCCGT GTTGTTCCACAACAACGCTTCTATAGCTCTGTGCAAAAGCACGGTGTAGGCTTAACTTGTGCATGTATGGGAATGAGTTCAGCATCTGATGGTCCTGCAGTGGATACTAATCTCTCCGCCTCGGGAGAGACCAGAATCGTTCCTGATTTATCTACCAAATGCAGACTCCCGTG GAATAAACAACAAGAAATGGTTTTGGCTGACATGTACATTGAGCCTGGTAAAGTTTGGGAATATTGTCCGCGAGAAGCATTGCGCCGAGTCTCTAAAGTTTTAAAAGATGAATTTGACTTG GTGGTGAATGCAGGctttgaaaatgaattttatcTTTTGAAGAGTATACTGAG GAATGGCAAAGAAGAATGGACACCATTTGACAGGACATCTTACTGTTCTACATCATCATTTGATGCCGCATCCCCAATACTTGAAGAGGTTTTCGCTTCTCTTCAATCATTGAATATTGCAGTCGAACAA CTACATGCAGAAGCTGGGAAAGGTCAGTTTGAAATTGCTCTAAAATACACAGATTGTTTTAGAGCAGCTGACAGCTTAATTTTCGCACGTGAAGTCATCAAAGCAGTTGCAAGGAAGCATGGGTTGCTGGCAACTTTTGTGCCAAA GTATGCATTAGATGATATTGGTTCCGGATCACATGTGCACGTCAGTTTATCCAAGAATGGAGAAAATGTATTTATGACATCTGGTGAACCAAGTCGGTATGGGATGTCAAAGATTGGGGAAGAATTCATGGCTGGGGTGTTAAATCACCTTCCTGCCATATTGCCATTTACTGCACCACTCCCTAATAG TTATGATCGCATACAACCTAACATGTGGAGTGGAGCATACCTCTGCTGGGGGAAAGAAAACAGGGAGGCACCATTGAGAGCTGCTAGCCCTCCTGGAGTTGCACACGGCCTTATAAgcaattttgaaattaaagcATTTGATGGATGTGCAAACCCATACTTGGGTCTTGCTGCTATAATTTCTGCTGGAATTGATGGTTTGCGGAGAAACTTAAGCCTTCCAGAACCAGTTG ATGGAGATCCTGATATCCTTAAAGAGAATCTTCAAAGATTACCAGTAACTCTCGCTGAATCTGTTGAAGCTTTAGAGAAAGATCCATTATTCAAAGAAATGATTGGTGAAAATCTTTTGGTTGCCATAATAGGAGTTCGCAAG GCTGAGGTGAAGTACTATTCTGAAAATAAGGAAGGCTACAAGGACctcatatttaaatattag
- the LOC107001640 gene encoding protein fluG-like has protein sequence MDKFLELKRAVETVEIVDTHAHNIVALDSNLPFISCFSEAKEEDETIDFKRSLNEIAELYGSKLSVNAVQESRQHLGLESSANTCFKAARISSLLIDDGLDLDKKLDIKWHEHFAPKVGRILRIEDVAKKILEKGTDGTKWTLDSFMENFSKELKSEADKVTAFKSIVAYRTGLAINTDVTVKEAEGGLSEVLCGGNAVRISNKSFLDYIFMHALVVAQSYDLPMQIDTGFGEKDLDLRLANPLNLRNFLEDKRFTKNRLVLLHVSYPFSKEASYLASVYPQVYLDFGLAIPKLRYHRMISSVKELMDFAPINKVMFSTDGFAFAESFYLGARIAREVVFSVLRDACIDGDLSIPEALAVVKDIFAETAKQFYKLDVSSRYSDVEPHHLSTSFQKEQNDSLTDVTLVRIMWLDFSGQHRCRVIPQQRFNSSVRKDGLGLSVECMGLTSVCDDLTDDTWLPASGEARTVPDLSTKCRVPWAKHQEMVLTDMLTESGKPWHYCPRDVLRRFSKILEDEYGLVMDVGVEVEFYILKTIVADDKEVMQSLDRTPYCSTAAIDAASSVLNEIVACLQSLNITIEQIHSESGKGQFEIVLGYTDAITQADNLVYTHEIIKGIARKHGLLATFMPKYSPDSSWPYREDQSVHDVGSGSHVHISLSKNGENVFTASTDYNRYGMSKFGESFMAGVLSHVRSICVFSCPLPISYERFQTKSWNALFLCWGPETKELTMRTCSPPGMNGAVTNFELRTFDGCANPPLGFAALLVAGIDGLRNNLKIADPAEPEDYDLFDYNDENEDTRLPTSLSCSIIHIFSDEWFLETMGENFLKARRGVCGDEIKYYCECGKDPYSEVMFKY, from the exons ATGGACAAATTTTTAGAGCTAAAAAGAGCAGTAGAAACAGTAGAAATTGTGGACACTCATGCACATAACATTGTGGCATTGGACTCTAATCTCCCTTTTATTAGCTGTTTTTCTGAAGccaaagaagaagatgaaaccATTGATTTCAAG AGAAGTTTGAATGAAATTGCTGAACTATATGGCTCAAAGTTATCCGTGAATGCTGTTCAAGAATCTCGCCAACACCTTGGTTTGGAGTCGAGTGCTAATACTTGTTTCAAAGCTGCAAGAATTTCTTCCTTACTTATTGATGATGGACTTGATTTGGACAAAAAGCTTGACATCAAATGGCATGAACATTTTGCACCAAAAGTCGGTAGAATACTACGAATTGAGGATGTAGCTAAAAAGATTCTTGAGAAg GGTACCGATGGAACAAAGTGGACACTGGATTCATTCATGGAGAATTTCTCAAAGGAGTTGAAATC AGAAGCTGATAAAGTTACTGCCTTTAAAAGTATAGTTGCATATCGAACTGGCCTTGCAATTAATACAGACGTAACTGTAAAGGAAGCTGAGGGGGGGCTGAGTGAAGTTTTATGTG GTGGAAATGCTGTCCGAATCTCGAACAAAAGCTTCCTTGATTATATCTTCATGCATGCTTTGGTGGTGGCTCAAAGTTATGACTTGCCAATGCAGATAGACACAGG TTTTGGGGAAAAGGATTTGGATTTGAGGTTAGCGAATCCTCTTAATCTTCGAAATTTTCTTGAGGATAAGAGATTCACTAAGAACCGGTTAGTGCTTTTGCACGTGTCCTACCCGTTCTCAAAGGAAGCTTCATATCTGGCTTCTGTATACCCTCAA GTCTATCTTGATTTTGGATTAGCGATTCCAAAACTTCGCTATCATAGGATGATATCCTCAGTGAAAGAACTCATGGATTTCGCACCAATAAATAAG GTTATGTTCAGCACCGATGGCTTCGCATTTGCTGAGAGCTTTTATTTAG GTGCAAGGATAGCGCGTGAGGTGGTATTCTCTGTTCTACGTGATGCATGTATAGATGGTGATCTTTCGATTCCAGAAGCTCTTGCAGTAGTTAAAGACATTTTTGCAGAAACTGCAAAGCAATTCTACAAGCTTGATGTTTCTTCAAGATATTCTGATGTAGAACCTCATCATTTATCAACTTCCTTCCAGAAGGAACAGAACGATTCCTTGACGGATGTTACACTTGTTCGCATTATGTGGCTAGATTTCTCCGGGCAACATAGATGTCGT GTTATTCCGCAACAACGGTTCAATAGTTCTGTGAGAAAGGATGGTTTAGGCTTATCTGTTGAATGTATGGGATTGACTTCAGTATGTGATGATTTAACAGATGATACTTGGCTTCCCGCTTCGGGGGAGGCCAGAACTGTTCCGGATTTATCAACCAAATGCAGAGTCCCCTG GGCAAAGCACCAGGAAATGGTTTTGACTGATATGTTAACTGAATCTGGCAAACCATGGCATTATTGTCCAAGAGACGTACTTCGCAGATTCTCTAAAATTCTCGAGGATGAATATGGCTTG GTCATGGATGTAGGTGTTGAAGTTGAATTTTACATTCTGAAGACTATTGTAGC GGATGATAAAGAGGTAATGCAATCATTAGACAGGACCCCTTACTGTTCTACAGCAGCAATTGATGCTGCATCCTCAGTACTTAACGAGATTGTTGCTTGTCTGCAGTCGTTGAATATTACGATTGAACAA ATACATTCGGAATCTGGGAAAGGTCAGTTTGAAATTGTTCTGGGATACACAGATGCGATTACACAAGCTGACAACTTAGTTTATACACATGAAATCATTAAAGGAATTGCAAGGAAACATGGCCTATTGGCAACTTTTATGCCCAA GTATTCTCCGGATAGTAGTTGGCCGTATAGAGAGGATCAATCTGTACATGATGTTGGCAGTGGATCACATGTACACATCAGTTTGTCCAAGAATGGAGAAAATGTTTTTACAGCATCTACTGATTACAATCGATATGGAATGTCCAAGTTTGGTGAATCATTCATGGCCGGAGTGTTAAGTCATGTTCGTTCCATATGTGTCTTCAGTTGCCCACTTCCTATTAG TTATGAACGTTTTCAAACTAAGTCGTGGAATGCATTATTCCTCTGTTGGGGGCCAGAAACCAAAGAGTTAACAATGAGAACATGTAGCCCTCCTGGAATGAACGGCGCTGTTACCAATTTTGAATTGAGAACGTTTGATGGATGTGCAAATCCACCTTTGGGTTTTGCTGCTTTATTAGTTGCTGGGATTGATGGATTGCGGAATAATCTAAAAATTGCAGACCCTGCAG AGCCAGAAGATTATGATCTGTTTGATTACAATGACGAGAACGAAGATACAAGATTACCTACATCACTTAGTTGCTcgataatacatatattttcagaTGAATGGTTTTTGGAAACTATGGGtgaaaattttttgaaagcCAGAAGAGGAGTATGTGGG GATGAGATCAAGTATTACTGTGAATGTGGAAAGGATCCTTATTCAGAGGTTATGTTCAAGTATTAG